AAACGACATGCATCTTGGCCTGCGCGTCCCCGACATCTGGTTCCGGGCCCGCCTGCGCTATGCCGACCCGACAGCCCCGAACGGCCGGCGCGATGCGGTCGGCGTCACCCTGCCCGGCACGCCCGCGCTGGTGGCCGGCTCCAACGGCCAACTCGCCTGGGGCTTCACCAACAGCTTCGGCGACTGGCTGGACTGGGTGCGGATCCGGCGGGACCCGGCCGATGCCTCGCGCTACGCGGTGCCCGAAGGCTGGGCGAACATCGAACGCCACGTCGAGCTGATCCACGTGCGCGGCCAGGCCGACCGCAGCCTGATCGTGGAAACCACGCGCTGGGGCCCGATCATGGCTACCGACACCGACGGCACGCCGCTGGCGCTGGCCTGGATCGGCGACCTGCCGCGCGGCTACAACCTCGGCCTGATGGCGCTCGAACACGCCGCCAGCGTGGCGCAGGCAGTGGCGCTCGCGCCCACCTTCGGCATGCCGCCGCAGAATCTGCTGGCCGCCGACGCCGGCGGCCACATCGGCTGGACGGTGACCGGCACCAGCCTGCCGCAACGCACGGGCTACGACCCGACCCTGCCGGCCGACTGGTCGCGCCCGGGCGTCGGCTGGCAGGGCTGGACGGCCCCGGCCGACTATCCGCGCCTGCTCGATCCACCCGATGGCCGGCTCTGGACTGCCAACCAGCGTACCGTCGGCGGTGCCTGGCTGGCCTTGCTCGGCAGCGGCGGCCACGATCTCGGCGCCCGGGCCCAGCAGATCCGCGACGATCTGCGCGCGCAGAACCGCTTCACCGCGGACAGCCTGCTCGCTATCGCGCTGGACGATCGCGCGCTGTTTCTGGCGCGCTGGCAACGGCTGCTGCAGGACACCCTGGCAGGCACCCGCGATCCCGCGCTGACCGAGCTGCGCGAACTCACCGCCACCTGGCGTGGCCGCGCCGCCGTGGACAGCGTGGACTACCGCCTGGTGCGCGCCTTTCGCGAGGCCGTTCACAGCGCCGTACTGGCCCCGTTCGTGGCCCAGGTCAAGGCGCGATACCCCGATTTCGCCTGGCCGCCGGGCGCCTCGGCGGAGGCGGCGGTCTGGGCCTTGCTGCGCGACCGGCCGGGCTGGCTGCTCGATCCGGCCTACGCCGACTGGGACGCCCTGCTGCAGGCGGCGGCACGCCGGGTCACGGACGAGCTCGGCCGCCAGCCGGGCGGTTTGCCGGCACGCCGCTGGGGCGAGGTCAATCACGCCGGCATCCGGCATGCGCTGTCCCCGGCGCTGCCGGCGTTCATCGCCCGCCTGCTCGACATGCCCGACCAGCCGCTGCCCGGCGATGCCAACATGCCGCGCGTAGCCGCCCCCGCCTTCGGCGCCTCCGAACGGCTGGTGGTGAGCCCGGGGCACGAGGCGCAGGGCATCCTGGAGATGCCTGGCGGCCAGAGCGATCATCCGCTCTCGCCGTTCTATGGCGCAGGTCACGCCGACTGGGTGGATGGCCGCCCGACGCCGCTGCTGCCCGGCCCCACGCGCTACCGCTTCACCCTTTCACCAACGCCTCTGCCGCGCTGAGATCCGACCCGGACAGGCTGCCATCGCGCGCCGTGACGGCGAGGATGGCAGCCTGCGGTTTCCACGGGTCCGCCCCCGCATCGCGGGCGCGACTCTCGCCTCGCTGCCCTGGCCGCCACAGCCGCTAGATGTGGAAGATGTCCATCTGTCGCGGGATGACGTCGTTGCAGACCATGATGTACTTCTCGCGGATCGTGAGCCGCTCGCCCGCCGTCAGTCGATAGCGGTACTGCCCGAAGAACATGTCGGTGCGCTGTTCCTCGTGCTTGTAGGCATTGACCTGGAAGTTGGCGGTGACGGTGATGCCGTCCGCGGTCACTTCGTGCAGCCGGATGTTGGTGACGAGATGCCGCGTGCGCGGCAGGCGCAGGAGCGATGACGACAAGCCCGACTCGATGCGCCAGACGCGCTCGGCCAGGCGCGCGCGGCTGCTGCAATAGATGAGCGAAATGGCGGCGTGTGGATCATCGATCAGGTGGTCGTCGTCGTCCCACGAGGGGGCCCAATACACTGCGTCCTCCTCGTAGAGCGCGAGCCAGTCGTGCCAGCGGCGCTCGTCCAGGCAATCGGCTTCCTCGAGCAGGAACTCGGTCACGCGCTCCTTGAGCTGTGCGTCAGGCGACATGGTGCTTGGCCTCCTCGCGGCATAGACCCTCGGTGATGAGCTTGAGCCACTGCCGGTATTCGCCATGGTAGAGGGTCTCGTCCGACCAGCGGCTGGCGCTCACCTGCGGTTCGAAGCCGAGCTCGCGGGCCGGCTCGTCGGCACCGACCACGCGTCGGCGCATGCCGCGGTCGAAATCCTGCCATTCCGCGTTGCGCCCGGCGTAGCCGCTCTGGCAGGCATCGAACTCGGTCAGGTCGTCTGGCGTGGCAATGCCGCTCGCACCGTAGAAATCCTCGTACTGGCGGATGCGCCGCTCACGCGCCTCGGCCGGCTCGCCGCGCGGGGCGATGCAGTAGGCGTGCACCTCGGTCTGATCCGGCGCCAGGGGACGCCACGAGCGCAACTGGGTGGAAATGCCGTCGAACAGGATGACATTCGGATAGATGAGCACCTGCCGCACGCGTCCGGCCATCCATTTGGCCTGCACGGGACCGACCCGCGCCTCGAGCGCGTCGTATTGCATGCCGAGCGCGCGATCGCGGAAATTGGGCACGTCGGTCCAGATCATCACGTGGCCATTGCCGAGGTCGTAGTTGCCGCTCTGCGTCTTGGCCATGTCGCCGATCTGGATCGCCTTGACGTTGTCCTTGCCGCCCGCGGCCGCCGCCTGGCGGGCCCGCTCCTGTAACAGACGGAAGTACGAGGCGTGGACGACATCCACGTGGTAGCCGTCGACGCCGTTTTCGGCCTGCATCTTCCAGTTGCCGCGATGGGTGTAGACCGAATGGCCGGGCAGCACCTCCAGCCCTTCGGCCGATTCGTTGGCGAACAGCTCCAGGAATGGCGCCGCCGCGGCCAGATGCGTCTTGATGTCCGGCACGTCGGGGTTGAGGCTGGCGAAGATGAAGCCGTGGTAGCTCGCCACATGCGGCACCGGAGTCAGGCCGTAGTCCTGGCGCTGCCAGCCTTCCGGGTAGGCGCCATCGGCCTCGTCCTTCACGTCGAGCAGCTGCCCGCGGTTGTCATAGACCCATCCATGGTAAGGACAAACCCAGCGCTTGGCGCTGCCGCGCGCCTTGCGGCAGACCATGGCGCCACGGTGCGAACAGGCATTGATGAAGCCGCGCAGGACGCCGTCGGCGCCGCGGCTGATGACCACGGGCTGGCGTCCGATGACGGTGGTCAGATAGTCGTTCGGATTGGGAATCTGGCTGTCGTGGCCGACATAGATCCAGGTGCCTTCCCAAATGTGCCTGAGCTCCTGCTCGAAGATGTCCGGATCGGTATAGAGCGAGCGGTGGACCTTGAAGGTCTCACCGGGCCTGTCGACGATGCGCCAGGCGATGTCTTCGATGTGCATGGATTCCCCGCGGATTGCTGTGAGAAAGCGCACCGCACGGAAAAGGCATGCCGGCACGGTGCCGGAGCACTCTACATCACGCAGGAACGCCCGGCGCCCAGGCCACGCCGGGCGGGATGCTCAACCGGTAAAGGCGCGCTGACACCAGCCGAGCAGCGGCCCCCAGTACAGGCCGAGGGCCAGCAGCACCAGCGCGTTGACCGAGAGCAAGAGGCGCAGCGCAGGATCGGGCTGCATGCGCAGCTCGCGGCCTTCGGCCGGCGCATCGAAGTACATCACCTTGACCACGCGCAGGTAGTAGTAGAGGCCGATGATGGCGAACACCGCGCCGACGATGGCCAGCCACAGCATGCCCGCGTGCACGGCGGCCTGCAGCACCAGCAGCTTGGCGTAGAAGCCGAACAGCGGCGGCACCCCGGCCAGCGAGAACATCACCAGCAGCATCAGGAAGGCCAGCCACGGCGAGCGCTGGTTGAGGCCCTTGAGATCGTCGATGGCGTCGCACTCGAAGCCCGCGCGCGCCAGCGCCAGGATCACGCCGAAGGCCGCGGTGCCCATCAGCGCATAGCTCACCGCGTAGAACATCGCCGCGGCGTAGCCTTCCGGTCCGGCATTGACCAGGCCGACCAGCAGGTAGCCCATGTGCGAGATGGTCGAATAGGCGAGCAACCGCTTGAGGTTGGTCTGCACGATCGCGACCAGGTTGCCGATCGCCAGCGAGATCACCGCCAGCACCGCCAGCATGTGCTGCCAATGCGGCGCCAGGTCGCCGAGGCCGTTGGCGAGCAGGCGGTAGGCCATGCCGAAGGCGGCCAGCTTGGGCACCGAGGCGATGAACACGGTCACCGCGGTGGGCGAGCCTTCGTAGACGTCCGGCGCCCACATGTGGAATGGCGCCGCGCTCAGCTTGAAGCCGATGCCGACGATGGCGAAGATCAGCCCGAACACCAGCAGGTTGGGCATCGCCGTCTGCGCGGCGGCCTCGTGCAGCTTGGCGAGCGCGAGCGTGCCGGTGGCGCCGTAGATCATCGACATGCCATAGAGCAGCATGCCCGAGGCCATCGCGCCGAGCACGAAATACTTGATCGCCGCCTCCGATGAGCGCGGCGAGTCACGATCCAGCGCAACCAGCGCGTAGGTCGATAGGGTGAGCAGCTCGAGGCCCAGATAGACCATCACCAGATTGCCGGCCGAGACCAGCAGCATGGCGCCGAGCGCGGCGAAGATCGCCAACGTGTAGAACTCGCCCTGATACAGCTTGCGCTCGATCAGATACGGCCGGCCGTAGATGAAGACCAGCACCGTGCAGGCGAGCACGAACACCTTGAGCACACCGGCCACGCCGTCGCGCACGAACATGCCGCCGTAGGCAGTCACCGTCCCCGTGCCCGGGCCGTTCACCACCAGGTAGATACCGATCAGCACCACGGCGATCGACAGCCAGTGCAGCAGATGGCGCTGGCCGGGCCTGATGAAGGCGTCGAGCAGCAGCAGCACGCACGCCGCCGCGGTCAGGTACAGCTCCGGCAACAGGATCAGGAGGTCATTGAGAGTCGGCATGTTCGGTCCCGATCAGATCTTGTGGACGCCAATCTGCTGCACGAGCTGTCCCACCGCGCCATCCATCAGGTGGATCAGCGGTTGCGGCCAGATGCCGATCGCCAGCACGGCGATGGCGAAGGCGATCAGCACGAACGCCTCGCGGCCGTTGATGTCCTTCATCTCGGCCACGTGCGGGTTGGTGATCTCGCCCCACAGCACGCGCTTGACCATCCACAGCGTGTAGGCCGCGCCGATGATCAGCGTGAATGCGGCGATCAGCGCGATCCATGGATTGGCGGCGAAGCTCGCCAGCACGACGAAGAACTCGCCGACGAAGCCGCTGGTGCCCGGCAGGCCGCAGTTGGCCATGGCGAACAGCACGTAGAAGAAGCCGAACCACGGCATCACGTTGATGACGCCGCCGTAGTCCTTGATCTGCCGCGTGTGCAGGCGGTCGTACATGACGCCGATCGAGGAGAACATCGCGCCGGACACGAAGCCGTGCGAGATCATCTGCACCATCGCGCCCTGCATGCCGAGCCTGGCCGCATCGGCATTGCCGGCGCCGCGCACCAGCAGGAAGCCGATGAAGATGCCCAGGGTGACGAAACCCATGTGCGCCACCGAGGAATAGGCCACCAGCTTCTTCATGTCCTCCTGCACCAGCGCGACGTAACCGATGTAGACCACCGCGATCAGGCTGAGCGCGATCACCAGCCAGGCGAACTGCTCGCATGCATCCGGCGTGATCGGCAACGAGAAGCGCAGGAAACCGTAGCCGCCGATCTTCAGCATCACCGCCGCCAGCACCACCGAGCCGCCGGTCGGCGCCTCGACGTGCGCATCCGGCAGCCAGGTGTGCACCGGCACCATCGGCACCTTCACCGCGAAGGCAAGCAGGAAGGCGAAGAACAGCCAGCTCTGCTCGCGCAGCGTCAGCGGCAGCGCCGCCAGCGCATGCAGGTCGAAGGTGCCGGCCTTGAGGTACAGGTAGATCAACCCGACCAGCATGAAGATCGAGCCGAAGAAGGTGTAGATGAAGAACTTCAGCGTGGCATAGACGCGCCGCGGGCCGCCCCAGATGCCGATGATGATGAACATCGGGATCAGCATCGCCTCGAAGAACACGTAGAACAGCAGCGCATCGGTGGCGCAGAACACGCCGATCATCAGACCTTCGAGCACCAGCATCGCCGCCATGTACTGGTGCGGCTTGTCGCGTATCACTTCCCACGCGCCCACGATCACCAGGATGCCGACGACGGTGGTGAGCAGGATCAGCGCCACCGCGATGCCGTCCACACCCAGCGCGTAATGCACGCCGAGCGAGGCGATCCAGAGGTGATCCTCCACGTGCTGCATGGCGGCGGTGGTCGGATCGAACCCAGCCAGCAGGCCCAGGCTGGCGATGAATGTCAGCACCGCCACGCACAGGGCCAGCCAGCGCGCCAGCTGCGGCCGACCGGAGCCGGCCAGCAACACCGGAACCGCGCCGACGATCGGCAACCAGATCAGCAGGCTGAGCAGGTGATTGGACATGAAGCTGCTTCCCTTATTGCCCGTTTTGGCCGACCAGCCAGTACCCGCCGAGCAGCAGGACCAGGCCGAGGATCATGGCGACGGCGTAGTGGTAGAGATAGCCCGACTGCAGGCGGCGTACCGCCGCGGCGATGCGCTGGACCAGGGCCGCCGAACCGTTGACCAGGGCGCCGTCGATCACCGCCGCGTCGCCGCCTTTCCACAACAGGCGGCCCAGGGCGACGCCGCCGCGCGCGAACACCGCGTAGTAGACGGTATCGAACCAGTACTTGTTCTCCAGGACGACATAGAGCGGCTTCAGCGCGCGCTTGATGCGGTCGGCCAGGCCCGGATTGAAGAGATAGATGTAGGTGGTGATCGCGAAGGCCAGCAGCACCAGCGCGAACGGCAGGCTCAGGAAGCCGTGCAGGGCCATGGCCGCGCTGCCCTGGAACTCGCGCGCCATCTCGCCGAGCACGTCGTGGGACGTTTCCACGTGGATCGCCTCGCCGAACCAGCCGCCGAACAGCATCGGCCCGACGGTGAAAAAGCCGATCAGCAGCGAAGGAATGGCCAGCAGCACCAGCGGCAGCGTGACCACCCAGGGCGACTCGTGCGGCGGATGCGCCAGCACGCCCGGCTCGCCATGGTGCGGCTCGACACTGGGATGCGGCTCCGGCCCCGCCGTCTCCTGCGCGCCGCCGCCGCGGTGATGGCCGCCGTGCGCCGCATGGCTGTCGTGCGCGGCGACGGTGAAACGTTCCTTGCCGTGGAAGGTCAGGTACATCTGGCGGAAGGTGTACAGCGCGGTGACGAACACGCCGGCCATCACGCACACGTAGGCATAGCCCGAGCCCCAGCGATGCGACAGGCCGACCGCCTCGATGATCGCGTCCTTGGAGTAGAAGCCGGAAAAGAACGGTACGCCGCACAGCGCCAGCGCGCCGATCCACATGGTGATCCAGGTGACCGGCATGTATTTGCGCAGGCCGCCCATGTAGCGCATGTCCTGCTCGTGGTGCATGGCGATGATCACCGAGCCCGCGCCCAGGAACAGCAGCGCCTTGAAGAAGGCATGCGTCATCAGATGGAACACCGCGCCGGCATAGGCCGAGGCGCCGAGCGCCACGGTCATGTAGCCGAGCTGCGAGAGCGTGGAATAGGCGACCACGCGCTTGATGTCGTACTGCACGATGCCGATCAGGCCGGTGAACAGCGCGCCGGTCGCGCCGATCACCATCACGAAGCCGAGCGCGGCGTCGGAAAGCTCGTAGATCGGCGACATCCGCGCCACCATGAAGATGCCGGCGGTGACCATGGTCGCGGCGTGGATCAGCGCCGAGATCGGGGTCGGGCCTTCCATCGAGTCGGGCAGCCACACGTGCAGCGGCACCTGCGCCGACTTGCCCATCGCGCCGATGAAGAGCAGCACGCCGATCACCGTGGCCGCATCCAAGGCATGGTTCTGGCTGACCTGCAGCGTGCGGCCGACCAGGCTGCCGGCGTGCGCGAAGGCGGTGGCGTAATCCAGCGTGTCGAGGAAATACAGCACCGCGGCGATGCCGAGCAGGAAGCCGAAGTCGCCGACGCGGTTGACCAGGAACGCCTTGAGATTGGCGAAGATCGCCGTCGGCCGCCTGTACCAGAAGCCGATCAGCAGGTACGACACCAGGCCCACCGCCTCCCAGCCGAAGAACAGCTGCATGAAGTTGTTGCTCATGACGAGCATCAACATGGAGAAGGTGAACAGCGAGATGTAGCTGAAGAAGCGCTGGTAGCCCGGATCGTCGGCCATGTAGCCGATGGTGTAGATGTGCACCAGCAGCGACACGAAGGTGACCACCACCATCATCATCGCGGTCAGGCGATCGATCAGAAAACCGACGCTGGCATGGAAGCGACCGATCTCGAACCAGGTGTAGACGTCGTGGTTGTAGCTCGCCGCACCACCCCAGACCAGCTGGTAGAGGACGTAGAACGACAGCGCGCAGGCGATGGCGACACCGAGGATGGTCGCCGTATGCGCGCCGGCGCGGCCGATGAACTTGCCGAGGAAGCCGGCCAGCAGGCAGCCGGCCAGCGGCGCCAGCACGATGATCAGCAGGATGGAAGTGGAGAGTGTCATCCGCTCAACCCTTCAGGTCGTCGATTTCGGCGATGTTGATGGTGTCGCGGTTGCGGAACAGCAGCACCAGGATCGCCAGGCCGATGGCGGATTCGGCCGCCGCCACGGTGAGGATGAAGAACACGAACACCTGCCCGGAGACGTCGCCCAGGAAGCGCGAGAAGGCGACGAAGTTGGTGTTGACCGCAAGCAGCATCAGCTCGATCGCCATCAGCAGCACGATTACGTTCTTGCGGTTGATGAACAAGCCGGCCACGGCGATGCAGAACAGCAGCGCGCCGAACACGATGTAATGGGAGAGCGTGATCATGGCTTGGGAAGCTCCTCCGATGCGGGCGCGGACGCCTGGGGACGCACCGCCTCCATCTTGACGATGCGCAGGCGCTGGCTGGCCTTCACGTGCACCTGCTCGCCGGCGTCCTGGTGGCGCACGCCCTGGCGCGGACGCAGGGTCAGCGCCACCGCGGCGACCACGCCCACGGTCAGGATCAGCGCGGCGATCTCGAACGGCAGCAGATAGTCGGTATAGAGCGCATGGCCGAGCCAGGCCGTGTTGGAAACGCCCGCGGCCGCGGCCGGATCGGGCCCGGGCTTGACCGCATGCATGGCACGCACGCCGATCAGCGCCAGCATCTCGGCCAGCATCACCAGCGCGACCACGATACCCACCGGCAGGTAGCGCACGAAGCCTTCGCGCACCTGCTCCTGGTTGATGTCGAGCATCATCACCACGAACAGGAACAGCACCATCACCGCGCCGACGTAGACGACCACCAGCGCGATGGCGAGGAACTCGGCCTGCGCGAGCAGCCACAGGCAGGCGCTGCTGAAGAAGGTCAGCACCAGCGCGAGCACGGCGTGCACGGAGTTCTTCAGCGTGATCACCGCGAGCGCGGAGGCCAAGGCGACCGCGGCGAAGGCGTAGAAGCAGACGAGCTGGAACAGGTTGGGATCGATCATGACTTGGCCTTCAGCGGTATGCCGCGTCCTGGGCCCGTGCCGCGGCGATCTCCGCCTCGAAACGGTCGCCGATGGCGAGCAGCTGCGGCTTGGTCACCACGTTCTCGCCGCGGCGCTCGAAATGGTATTCGTGCACATGCGTCTCCACGATGGAATCGACCGGGCAGCTCTCCTCGCAGAAGCCGCAGTAGATGCACTTGAAGAGGTCGATGTCGTAGCGCGTGGTGCGACGCTGGCCATCGCTCGCGCGCGGCGCCGAATCGATGGTGATCGCCAGCGCCGGGCAGACCGCCTCGCACAGCTTGCAGGCGATGCAGCGCTCCTCGCCGTTCGGGTAGCGGCGCAGCGCGTGCAACCCGCGGAAACGGTTGGACTTGGGGATGTGCTCCATCGGGTAGCGCATCGTGTACTTGGGGCTGAACAGGTAACGCATGGTCAGCCCCATGCCCTTGAGCAGCTCGACGAGCAGCAGGCTCTTGAAGAAACCGGTTAGGCGATTCATCGGACTCTCTAAGCTCCCGCAACGACCCAGTCGAAATACTTCATGCAGCCGGCCACCAGCACCCAGACGATCGCGATCGGGATGAACACCTTCCAGCCCAGCCGCATGATCTGGTCGTAGCGGTAGCGCGGGAAGCTGGCACGGAACCACAGGAACAGGAAGGCGAACACGAAGGCCTTGATGAACAGCCAGATGAAGCCGCCGGTCCAGATCCAGTCCACCCACGGCGAGACGTGCGCGTGCACCAGCCCTTCGAGCGGGCTCAGCCAGCCGCCGAAGAACAGGATCGCGGTGAGGAAGCTCACCAGGATCATGTTGGCGTATTCGGCGAGGAAGAAGATCGCGAACGCCGAGCCGGAATACTCCACGTGGAAGCCGGCGACGATCTCCGATTCGCCCTCGGCGACGTCGAACGGCGCGCGGTTGGTCTCGGCCACACCGGCGATGAAATAAATGACGCAGACCGGCAGCAGCGGCAGCCAGAACCAGTCGAGCAGCCCCTTGTGCCCGACCTGCGCATGCACGATGTCGGTGAGGTTGAGCGAACCGGCCAGCACCAGCACGCAGACCAGGCACAGGCCCATCGCCAGTTCGTAGGAGATCACCTGAGCCGCCGAGCGCATCGCGCCGAGCAAGGCGTAGCGCGAGTTCGACGCCCAGCCGGCGAGGATGATGCCGTATACGCCCAGCGAGGTCATCGCCAGCAGGTACAGCAGGCCGGCGTTGACGTTGGCCAGCACCACGCGCTCGCCGAACGGGATCACCGACCACACCGCGAAGGCCGGGATCACCGCGATCATCGGCGCTAAGTAGTACAGGAAGCGGTTGGCCCTGGCCGGCAGGATGACTTCCTTGACCAAGAGCTTGATCACGTCGGCGAAGGCCTGGAACAGGCCCAGCGGGCCGATCTTGTTCGGCCCCATGCGCACGTGCATCCAACCGATGACCTTGCGCTCCCAGTACACGAACATCGCCACCGCCAGGATCAGCGGCACCGCGATGCAGAGAATGAAGACGACCGGCCAGACGAGCTGGTTGAGGATCTGTTCGCCCATGGCTATTTAGGCCTTGCTCACGGTGATGGACGCGCCGTAGGGCGGCAGCGTGGCGGTGAGATCGTGCGCGGCGGCGATCCAGGCGGCACCCGGCGGCACCGCGGGATCGACGGCGAGCGGCAACTCGGCACCGCCCACGCGCACCCTTTCGCCGTCGACCATACCCAGCCGCTGCGCCTCCTGCGGATGGACGCGCACCGCCGGGTCGGGGTTGAGCGGATGCGCGTTGAGCGCCTCGGCACGCCGCAGCACGGCGTCGGTGCGGTAGATCGGCCAGAGCGCGAGGCGGGTCAGCGCGCCGTCCACCGGCGCACGCGCGGCCAGGCCGGTACGCACCGGCGTTACCGGGCGCGCGAGGATGCCATCGCGCAGACCGGCCAGGTCCTCGAATTCGAAACCGGGCAGCTGCATGGCCCCGCCCAGCGCGCGCAGCACCTTCCAGCCTTCGCGAGCCTCGCCGGGGGCGGTGGCGCCGGCCGGCACGGTCTGGGCGATGCCCTCGACGTTGACCAGCGTGGCGTCGGTTTCCGGCAGCAGCGCGATCGGCAGCAACACGTCGGCGACCTCGCGCAGCGCAGCCGGTGCGAACGCCGTGCAGGCCACCACGCGGGCGCCGCGCAGCGCCGCCAGCGCACGGGCGCCGTCGGCGAAATCGTGCGGGGGCTCGATGCCGTGCAGCAGATAGGCGCGCCGCGGCTGCGCGAGCATCGTCTGCGCATCCAGTCCGCCGGCAGCAGGCAGTACACCCAGCCGGCTCAGGCCGACCGCATTGGCGCCCAGCGGCAGCTCGGCGTAGGTCGCGCCGGTGGCCTGTGCGATGAACCGGGCCAGCGCGCGCAGCCAGGAAGCGTGCGGGTGAGTCAGCGCGGCCTCGCCGAGGACCACCGCCGCCTGTCCGGACTTGAGCGCCGCCATCGTGTCGTGATCGGCAGCCTCGCTCGCCGCCGCGTCGATGGCTTCCGCGAGCGCGGCCGGCGCCTGCGCGCCCTCGGCCACGGCGGCACGCGCCAGTGCCAGCAGAGCGTCGACCAGCGCGTGCGGCGCGACGACTTTTTCGCCGGCCAGCCGGTAATTGAACGGGAAGTGCGCCGGGTTGAGGACATGCACCCGCGCGCCCTTGCGCACCGCCTGATGCAGCCGATGGTTCAGCAGCGGCATGTCGTGGCGAAGATTCGCGCCGACCAGCAGCGCCGCGCGCAACGCCGACCACTGCGCCACCGGCAGGGCGAACGGCTCGGCCGCCGCGCCGTCGCTGAAGTCGAGCTGGCGCAGGCGGTGATCGATGTGCGCACAGCCCAGCCCGCGCGCCATGCGCACCAGCAGATCGCCTTCCTCGTTGCTGGCAGCCGGATGGACCAGCATGCCGAGATCTTCGCCGGCGATGCCCTGCAGCATCTCGACCGCGGTGGCCAGGGCGTCGTCCCATGTCGTGACCTGCCAGCGGCCGTTGCGCTTGACCTCGGGGGCCAGCAGGCGATCGGCGGCGTACAGACCTTGGTGACTGTACCGGTCACGGTCGGAGAGCCAGCACTCGTTGATCGCCTCGTTGTCGCGCGGCACCGTGCGCAGCACCTCGCCACGGCGGATGTGCAGCCACAGGTTGGAACCGAGCGCGTCGTGATAGCCGATCGACGGCCGGGCGATGAGTTCCCAGGCCCGCGCCTTGAACTGGAACGGCTTGTTGGTGAGCGCGCCGACCGGGCAGACGTCGATCACGTTGCCGGAGAGCTCGGTTTCCAGCGCCTTGCCGATGTAGGTGCCGATCTGCAGGTTGTCGCCGCGGCTCATGCCGCCGAGCTCGTAGGTGCCGGCGATCTCGCTGGTGAAGCGCACGCAGCGCGTGCACTGGATGCAGCGGGTCATCTCGGTGGCGACCAGCGGCCCCAAGTCCTCGTCGGCGATGGTGCGCTTGCGTTCGGTGTAGCGCGACACGCTGCGCCCGTAGCCCAGGGCGATGTCCTGCAGCTCGCACTCGCCGCCCTGGTCGCAGATCGGGCAGTCCAGCGGATGGTTGATCAGTAGGAACTCCATCACGTCGCGCTGGAACTTGAGCGCGCTCTCGGAGCGGGTCTTCACCTTCATGCCGTCGGCCACCGGCGTGGCGCAGGCCGGCTGCGGCTTGGGCATCGGCTTGCCGCCCATCTCCACCTCGACCAGACACATGCGGCAGTTGGCGGCGATCGGCAGCTTGG
The DNA window shown above is from Aerosticca soli and carries:
- a CDS encoding penicillin acylase family protein, whose translation is MSQASFLRRVLRRLTLGLVAVVLVALLAAWYALADGRARLRGDLTTPALAAPVAVERDALGSVTLTADSRDDLTWALGFVHAQERFFEMDLMRRLPAGELAELIGPSALQADLDHRRHRLRAMVGQAYAELPADQRRTLDRYRDGVNAGLDDLHSRPWAYYLLRSTPRPWRSEDTLLVLASMYLDLNGDGHNQRERRLAELRAVLPAPLVDFLTAPDPAWEAPLDGALSPPPAPPAASVFDLRRQASPTPTPARSTLTAALAPALDDRRAGSNNFAVAGALTGTGAAMLENDMHLGLRVPDIWFRARLRYADPTAPNGRRDAVGVTLPGTPALVAGSNGQLAWGFTNSFGDWLDWVRIRRDPADASRYAVPEGWANIERHVELIHVRGQADRSLIVETTRWGPIMATDTDGTPLALAWIGDLPRGYNLGLMALEHAASVAQAVALAPTFGMPPQNLLAADAGGHIGWTVTGTSLPQRTGYDPTLPADWSRPGVGWQGWTAPADYPRLLDPPDGRLWTANQRTVGGAWLALLGSGGHDLGARAQQIRDDLRAQNRFTADSLLAIALDDRALFLARWQRLLQDTLAGTRDPALTELRELTATWRGRAAVDSVDYRLVRAFREAVHSAVLAPFVAQVKARYPDFAWPPGASAEAAVWALLRDRPGWLLDPAYADWDALLQAAARRVTDELGRQPGGLPARRWGEVNHAGIRHALSPALPAFIARLLDMPDQPLPGDANMPRVAAPAFGASERLVVSPGHEAQGILEMPGGQSDHPLSPFYGAGHADWVDGRPTPLLPGPTRYRFTLSPTPLPR
- a CDS encoding aromatic-ring-hydroxylating dioxygenase subunit beta — translated: MSPDAQLKERVTEFLLEEADCLDERRWHDWLALYEEDAVYWAPSWDDDDHLIDDPHAAISLIYCSSRARLAERVWRIESGLSSSLLRLPRTRHLVTNIRLHEVTADGITVTANFQVNAYKHEEQRTDMFFGQYRYRLTAGERLTIREKYIMVCNDVIPRQMDIFHI
- a CDS encoding aromatic ring-hydroxylating oxygenase subunit alpha, which translates into the protein MHIEDIAWRIVDRPGETFKVHRSLYTDPDIFEQELRHIWEGTWIYVGHDSQIPNPNDYLTTVIGRQPVVISRGADGVLRGFINACSHRGAMVCRKARGSAKRWVCPYHGWVYDNRGQLLDVKDEADGAYPEGWQRQDYGLTPVPHVASYHGFIFASLNPDVPDIKTHLAAAAPFLELFANESAEGLEVLPGHSVYTHRGNWKMQAENGVDGYHVDVVHASYFRLLQERARQAAAAGGKDNVKAIQIGDMAKTQSGNYDLGNGHVMIWTDVPNFRDRALGMQYDALEARVGPVQAKWMAGRVRQVLIYPNVILFDGISTQLRSWRPLAPDQTEVHAYCIAPRGEPAEARERRIRQYEDFYGASGIATPDDLTEFDACQSGYAGRNAEWQDFDRGMRRRVVGADEPARELGFEPQVSASRWSDETLYHGEYRQWLKLITEGLCREEAKHHVA
- the nuoN gene encoding NADH-quinone oxidoreductase subunit NuoN, producing the protein MPTLNDLLILLPELYLTAAACVLLLLDAFIRPGQRHLLHWLSIAVVLIGIYLVVNGPGTGTVTAYGGMFVRDGVAGVLKVFVLACTVLVFIYGRPYLIERKLYQGEFYTLAIFAALGAMLLVSAGNLVMVYLGLELLTLSTYALVALDRDSPRSSEAAIKYFVLGAMASGMLLYGMSMIYGATGTLALAKLHEAAAQTAMPNLLVFGLIFAIVGIGFKLSAAPFHMWAPDVYEGSPTAVTVFIASVPKLAAFGMAYRLLANGLGDLAPHWQHMLAVLAVISLAIGNLVAIVQTNLKRLLAYSTISHMGYLLVGLVNAGPEGYAAAMFYAVSYALMGTAAFGVILALARAGFECDAIDDLKGLNQRSPWLAFLMLLVMFSLAGVPPLFGFYAKLLVLQAAVHAGMLWLAIVGAVFAIIGLYYYLRVVKVMYFDAPAEGRELRMQPDPALRLLLSVNALVLLALGLYWGPLLGWCQRAFTG